The genome window ATAATAATCTTCCAGGGAGAAGCCCATCACTTGGCGTACTTCATGTGGATCGAATAAATGCCAGTCCTCTCTCGCTTCAAGGACTTCCATGAAAATATCCGGAATCGTTACGCCAGTAAAAATATCATGCGCACGCTGACGGTCATCGCCATTATTCAATTTCAAATCCAAGAAGGATTCAATATCTTGATGCCAAACATCTAAGTAAATCGCAATAGCACCTTTTCTTGTTCCAAGCTGGTCAACACTTACTGCAGTATTGTTTAGTTGCTTAATCCAAGGTACGACACCACTTGACATGCCCTTGAACCCTTTAATCGAGCTTCCTCGAGAACGGATTTTCCCCATATAAACGCCAAGTCCGCCACCATTTTTCGATAGATTTGCAACATCAGTATTGCTATCATAGATTGCTTGCAAGTTATCATCTACTGTATCGATAAAGCAGCTGGAAAGCTGTCCATGTGTCTTACCTGCATTATTAAGGGTCGGTGTTGCAACTGTCATATAAAGGTTGGAAAGTGCCCAGTATGCCTCTTTTACAAGCGTTAAACGGTGTGCTGCAGACTCGTTCTGCATTAAATACATTGCAATAACCATCCATCTTTCTTGTGGAAGCTCATAAGTGTTTTTAAGATGATCCGTTGCTAAATAACGAGTTGAAAGTGTATACAGCCCTAAATAGTTAAATAGATTATCTTTCTCTTTATCGATTGATTTCGCTAGTTCACTAATTTCGGATTTCGTATATTTTTCAAGAAGGAGTGGAGAATAAATCCCAAATCCTGTAAGTTTTTCGATTAAACCATAGAAATTATCATATGGATTTTTCTCATTCTCCCTATTAATAGACGCTTGCTCATAAAGATTTGTTAAGTATAGTCTGCTTGCTAGGAATGTCCAGTCAGGCTCTGCTTCATCGATATTTTCTAATGCCAGTTTACTCAAGACATCCATTTTCTTTTCAAACGTCATTTCTTCCTTAATTGCATGTGCTGCTTTTTCTTTATATTGATCCGTACTGATATTCAGCCCCTTGGATAATTTATCAATTAATTGATTGATTGCGTTTTGATTTACTGTAGTAGTTGTGACCATTTATTACATCCTCCCCTATTACATATATGTATAAATATAAATAGTAATGCCGCTACACTCCGTAGAATGGGCGGCTAGTTAACATCAGTTAGAATATGCTTTTTTTAAATTTAAATTTTATTAAAACAAATGACAATAACACAATATATAGTATTGTCAACCGGAATTTATCTCTATATATTGTATAAATCGTATCATGTTCAGTAGAAGAAAGCAAGTCCTTTATTCTGTTTTAATTCTGGAATTTTTCCAAACGTTGGAAGAACTCCTGTAAAAATTCATAGAATAATTTCTCTGTTGGAAGCAATTGACGGTCACTTGGAATTACAACACCTACCGAGCGAGTAACATTCGGCTCTGTTACCGGAATTCTTACTGCAGCTTGTGGAACATTATCTACCAATGTAATCTCAGGGACAAGGGAAATTCCCAAACCAGCTGAGACGAGCCCCTTGATCGAATCAATATCTTCCCCTTCAAAGGAAACCTTGGGGGCGAAACCCGCTCGCTTACATGCTTCGATAATAATATCGCGTAAAACATAATTTTCGGGGAATAATACAAAAGACTCCTGTCGTAATTGATTTAGTTGAATCGATCGCTCATTCGCGAGAGGATGGCTCTTCGGTAATAGTGCCATAATTTTTTCCGTAAATAATACAGAGCCGATTAGCTTCGTTTCATTCATTGGAACAGGGGCTAAAAGTGCTAAATTAATCTCACCCTTTTTTACAGCTTCCCTTAAATTATAGTAGGAGCCTTGGGTCAGTTTAAATTTTGCATTCGGATATTGCTCACGAAACGCAGATATCGCGGTTGGCAAAATATAGGTTGCTAAGCTGCTGGGGAATCCGATATGAATGGTCCCTTGTTCTGGGTCGGTATATTCCTCAATCACTTGCAGGGCATCGTCGATCACATGTGTCGCTCGCTCCATATGTTCAAGAAAAACTCTGCCGATTGGAGTTAACCGGACATTTCGACCCTCCCTAATGAATAAATCAACACCTAATTCTTCTTCTAGCTTAAAGAGTTGCCGACTAACAGCAGATTGAGCAACATGCAAGCTATCTGCA of Oceanobacillus zhaokaii contains these proteins:
- a CDS encoding LysR family transcriptional regulator; its protein translation is MELRQILYFIEVAKREHVTRAADSLHVAQSAVSRQLFKLEEELGVDLFIREGRNVRLTPIGRVFLEHMERATHVIDDALQVIEEYTDPEQGTIHIGFPSSLATYILPTAISAFREQYPNAKFKLTQGSYYNLREAVKKGEINLALLAPVPMNETKLIGSVLFTEKIMALLPKSHPLANERSIQLNQLRQESFVLFPENYVLRDIIIEACKRAGFAPKVSFEGEDIDSIKGLVSAGLGISLVPEITLVDNVPQAAVRIPVTEPNVTRSVGVVIPSDRQLLPTEKLFYEFLQEFFQRLEKFQN